Proteins encoded in a region of the Actinomycetota bacterium genome:
- the rbfA gene encoding 30S ribosome-binding factor RbfA, protein MIPDRMKRVNEACKEALGEILQEKIKDPRIGFVTVTMVEVTPDLHQAKVWLSVMGTEEEVETAMRVLEKAKGFLRKELGMRVRMRYTPELKIILDHGAEISERLQGILHELEEDGT, encoded by the coding sequence GACCGCATGAAGAGGGTCAACGAAGCCTGCAAGGAAGCGCTGGGGGAGATCCTCCAGGAGAAGATAAAGGACCCGCGCATAGGCTTTGTCACCGTCACCATGGTCGAGGTCACGCCTGATCTCCATCAGGCCAAGGTATGGTTGAGCGTGATGGGCACGGAAGAAGAGGTGGAAACGGCCATGCGGGTGCTCGAGAAGGCAAAGGGATTCCTGCGCAAGGAACTCGGAATGCGCGTCCGCATGCGCTATACTCCAGAGCTGAAGATAATCCTGGACCATGGGGCCGAGATAAGCGAGCGGCTCCAGGGTATCCTGCACGAACTGGAAGAGGATGGCACTTGA
- a CDS encoding bifunctional oligoribonuclease/PAP phosphatase NrnA translates to MNGIAHIASLLRDAETVGVASHVNPDGDSVGSLLALSMVLERTGKRVRACVPEPAKYPPQYGFLPGRELLMDPGELEEGLELFVALDCSNPERLGPLRVKAESAQTLINIDHHEDNKLYGTVNLVDAAASSTSELVFAVIREAGWPLDPEVATCLYTGVVTDTGRFQHRNTSPRTFSLAGELAAAGGDIFRVVKEVYDNQSLAYTRLLGRALQRLEVVGDLGLGYSFITQQDLDETGASLPETEDLIDHLRTVRGIQVVALLKELEDGKVRVSLRSRDGIEVGPIARAMGGGGHAMAAGYTSDADIVNSIEVLIGELRERRGS, encoded by the coding sequence TTGAACGGAATCGCGCATATAGCGTCGCTGTTGCGGGACGCGGAGACAGTAGGGGTCGCCTCTCACGTAAATCCAGATGGAGACAGCGTGGGATCACTCCTAGCCCTGTCCATGGTCCTGGAGCGGACCGGAAAGAGAGTGCGTGCCTGCGTCCCTGAACCGGCGAAGTATCCTCCCCAGTACGGCTTTCTTCCCGGCAGGGAGTTGCTTATGGACCCCGGCGAGCTCGAGGAGGGACTGGAGCTCTTCGTCGCCCTGGACTGCAGCAACCCCGAGCGTCTCGGACCGCTGCGGGTCAAAGCGGAGTCTGCGCAGACCCTCATAAACATCGATCACCACGAGGACAATAAGCTCTACGGCACGGTGAACCTGGTTGACGCCGCGGCGTCCTCCACCTCTGAACTGGTGTTCGCGGTCATCAGGGAAGCCGGCTGGCCCCTCGACCCTGAAGTCGCTACTTGCCTCTATACGGGCGTGGTCACCGATACCGGCCGTTTTCAGCACCGCAACACGTCCCCTCGTACCTTCAGCCTGGCGGGAGAGCTTGCCGCCGCGGGCGGCGACATCTTCCGGGTGGTCAAAGAGGTATACGACAACCAGTCCCTCGCATATACCCGTCTCCTTGGCCGCGCCCTGCAACGCCTGGAGGTCGTGGGCGATCTCGGCCTTGGTTACAGCTTCATAACCCAGCAGGACCTGGACGAGACCGGCGCTTCCCTTCCCGAGACCGAGGACCTCATCGACCACTTGCGTACCGTCAGGGGCATCCAGGTGGTGGCGCTCCTCAAGGAGCTGGAAGACGGCAAGGTGAGGGTGAGCCTGCGCTCGCGCGACGGCATCGAGGTAGGACCCATCGCCCGTGCCATGGGCGGGGGCGGCCATGCCATGGCCGCGGGCTATACCTCGGATGCCGATATCGTGAACAGCATCGAGGTCCTCATCGGAGAGCTGCGGGAACGGCGTGGAAGCTAG
- the truB gene encoding tRNA pseudouridine(55) synthase TruB translates to MEARRTDGLLLLDKPTGPTSHDMVTAVRKGVGAARAGHCGTLDPLASGLLVILLGTATRLAPFVRGDPKIYEGSIVLGLTTDSMDIEGQVTSESDYTGGEAEVRDALASLEGELEQLPPMYSAVKYRGKPLHRYARKGEEVPRRARRVSVYSVEMLAFHRTGERMEVDFRVACSPGTYVRELAARLGEALGCGGALSRLRRTASGPFLLEHAHSLDELEKRGTAGDVILPASSALRGHMSIEVEEAVVEAVCNGSQLEGSMLRRVDEGIVDGDIVAVHGGGKLLGVHRVITASPFSSRAVRMLPGGNR, encoded by the coding sequence GTGGAAGCTAGGCGGACGGACGGACTGCTGCTGCTGGACAAGCCCACGGGCCCCACATCCCATGACATGGTCACTGCGGTGAGAAAGGGCGTTGGCGCGGCCAGGGCGGGCCACTGCGGCACCCTGGACCCCCTTGCATCCGGACTGCTGGTCATCCTCCTGGGGACAGCCACCCGGCTGGCTCCGTTTGTCCGGGGAGATCCCAAGATATACGAGGGCAGCATCGTGCTGGGCCTCACCACGGACAGCATGGACATAGAGGGACAGGTCACAAGCGAGAGCGACTATACGGGCGGGGAGGCTGAGGTGCGCGACGCACTGGCGTCCCTCGAGGGTGAGCTGGAACAACTGCCTCCCATGTATTCTGCGGTGAAGTACCGCGGCAAGCCCCTCCACCGCTATGCGAGGAAAGGCGAGGAAGTACCGCGCCGGGCCAGAAGGGTCAGCGTCTACAGCGTGGAGATGCTGGCCTTCCACAGGACGGGCGAACGGATGGAGGTGGACTTCCGTGTGGCATGCTCCCCCGGCACCTACGTGCGCGAACTGGCGGCGAGGTTGGGCGAGGCACTCGGCTGTGGCGGGGCCCTGTCGCGCCTGCGCCGCACGGCGTCCGGCCCTTTCCTCCTCGAACATGCGCACTCCCTGGACGAACTGGAAAAGCGGGGTACCGCAGGAGACGTGATCCTCCCCGCGTCGTCCGCGCTGAGGGGACACATGAGCATCGAGGTTGAGGAGGCTGTGGTGGAGGCGGTCTGCAACGGGTCACAGCTGGAGGGCTCCATGCTACGGCGCGTAGACGAAGGGATAGTGGACGGCGACATCGTCGCCGTCCACGGCGGGGGCAAGCTGCTGGGAGTGCACCGCGTGATCACGGCCTCGCCTTTCTCGTCGCGTGCGGTTCGTATGCTGCCGGGAGGTAACCGGTAG